In one Balaenoptera ricei isolate mBalRic1 chromosome 20, mBalRic1.hap2, whole genome shotgun sequence genomic region, the following are encoded:
- the CORO6 gene encoding coronin-6 isoform X2 — protein sequence MSERQLALWDPERFAAHEGMRPMRAIFTRQGHIFTTGFTRMSQRELGLWDPNNFEEPVALQEMDTSNGVLLPFYDPDSSIVYLCGKGDSSIRYFEITEEPPFVHYLNTFSSKEPQRGMGFMPKRGLDVSKCEIARFYKLHERKCEPIIMTVPRKSDLFQDDLYPDTPGPEPALEADEWLSGQDAEPVLISLRDGYMPPKHRELRVTKRNILDVRPPPGPRRSQSASDAPLSQHTLETLLEEIKALREQVQAQEQRITSLENMLCELVDGTD from the exons ATGAGTGAGCGGCAACTCGCGCTCTGGGACCCG gagagGTTTGCGGCCCACGAGGGAATGAGGCCCATGCGGGCCATCTTCACGCGCCAGGGTCATATCTTCACCACGGGCTTCACCCGCATGAGCCAGCGAGAGCTGGGCCTGTGGGACCCG AACAACTTCGAGGAGCCAGTGGCACTGCAGGAGATGGACACAAGCAACGGGGTCCTACTGCCCTTCTACGATCCCGACTCCAGCATCGTCTACCTGTGTGGCAAG GGCGACAGCAGCATTCGGTACTTTGAGATTACCGAGGAGCCACCTTTCGTGCATTACCTGAACACGTTCAGCAGCAAGGAGCCGCAGAGGGGCATGGGGTTCATGCCCAAGCGGGGACTGGATGTCAGCAAGTGCGAGATTGCACG GTTCTACAAGTTGCACGAAAGAAAGTGTGAACCCATCATCATGACTGTGCCCCGCAAG TCAGACCTGTTCCAAGACGACCTTTACCCAGATACGCCGGGCCCCGAACCCGCCCTAGAAGCGGATGAATGGCTATCCGGCCAGGACGCCGAACCCGTGCTCATCTCGTTGAGGGACGGTTACATGCCCCCCAAGCACCGCGAGCTGCGGGTCACCAAGCGCAACATCCTGGACGTGCGCccgccccccggcccccgccGCAGCCAGTCAGCCAGCGACGCCCCCTTGTCG CAGCACACCCTGGAGACGCTGCTGGAGGAGATCAAGGCCCTGCGCGAGCAGGTGCAGGCCCAGGAGCAGCGCATCACGTCTTTGGAGAACATGCTGTGCGAGCTGGTGGACGGCACGGACTAG
- the CORO6 gene encoding coronin-6 isoform X1, whose product MSRRVVRQSKFRHVFGQAAKADQAYEDIRVSKVTWDSSFCAVNPKFLAIIVEAGGGGAFIVLPLAKTGRVDKNYPLVTGHTAPVLDIDWCPHNDNVIASASDDTTIMVWQIPDYTPMRNITEPILTLEGHSKRVGILSWHPTARNVLLSAGGDNVIIIWNVGTGEVLLSLDDIHPDVIHSVCWNSNGRLLATTCKDKTLRIIDPRKGQVVAERFAAHEGMRPMRAIFTRQGHIFTTGFTRMSQRELGLWDPNNFEEPVALQEMDTSNGVLLPFYDPDSSIVYLCGKGDSSIRYFEITEEPPFVHYLNTFSSKEPQRGMGFMPKRGLDVSKCEIARFYKLHERKCEPIIMTVPRKSDLFQDDLYPDTPGPEPALEADEWLSGQDAEPVLISLRDGYMPPKHRELRVTKRNILDVRPPPGPRRSQSASDAPLSQHTLETLLEEIKALREQVQAQEQRITSLENMLCELVDGTD is encoded by the exons ATGAGCCGGCGAGTGGTTCGGCAGAGCAAGTTCCGCCATGTGTTTGGACAGGCGGCAAAGGCTGACCAGGCCTACGAGGACATCCgtgtgtccaaggtcacatgggaCAGCTCCTTCTGTGCCGTCAACCCCAAATTCCTGGCCATTATTGTGGAAGCTGGAGGTGGAGGTGCCTTCATCGTGCTGCCTCTGGCCAAG ACAGGTCGAGTGGATAAGAACTACCCACTGGTCACTGGACACACTGCCCCTGTGCTGGACATCGACTGGTGCCCACACAATGACAACGTCATCGCCAGTGCCTCAGACGACACCACCATCATG GTGTGGCAGATTCCAGACTATACCCCTATGCGCAACATTACAGAACCCATCCTCACACTCGAGGGCCACTCCAAACGTGTGGGCATCCTCTCCTGGCACCCCACTGCCCGGAACGTCCTGCTCAGTGCAG GTGGTGACAATGTGATCATCATCTGGAACGTGGGCACTGGGGAGGTGCTTCTGAGTCTAGACGACATACACCCGGACGTCATCCACAGCGTGTGCTGGAACAGCAACGGGAGGCTGCTAGCCACCACCTGCAAGGACAAGACCCTGCGCATCATCGACCCCCGCAAGGGCCAGGTGGTGGCG gagagGTTTGCGGCCCACGAGGGAATGAGGCCCATGCGGGCCATCTTCACGCGCCAGGGTCATATCTTCACCACGGGCTTCACCCGCATGAGCCAGCGAGAGCTGGGCCTGTGGGACCCG AACAACTTCGAGGAGCCAGTGGCACTGCAGGAGATGGACACAAGCAACGGGGTCCTACTGCCCTTCTACGATCCCGACTCCAGCATCGTCTACCTGTGTGGCAAG GGCGACAGCAGCATTCGGTACTTTGAGATTACCGAGGAGCCACCTTTCGTGCATTACCTGAACACGTTCAGCAGCAAGGAGCCGCAGAGGGGCATGGGGTTCATGCCCAAGCGGGGACTGGATGTCAGCAAGTGCGAGATTGCACG GTTCTACAAGTTGCACGAAAGAAAGTGTGAACCCATCATCATGACTGTGCCCCGCAAG TCAGACCTGTTCCAAGACGACCTTTACCCAGATACGCCGGGCCCCGAACCCGCCCTAGAAGCGGATGAATGGCTATCCGGCCAGGACGCCGAACCCGTGCTCATCTCGTTGAGGGACGGTTACATGCCCCCCAAGCACCGCGAGCTGCGGGTCACCAAGCGCAACATCCTGGACGTGCGCccgccccccggcccccgccGCAGCCAGTCAGCCAGCGACGCCCCCTTGTCG CAGCACACCCTGGAGACGCTGCTGGAGGAGATCAAGGCCCTGCGCGAGCAGGTGCAGGCCCAGGAGCAGCGCATCACGTCTTTGGAGAACATGCTGTGCGAGCTGGTGGACGGCACGGACTAG